One window of the Eschrichtius robustus isolate mEscRob2 chromosome 13, mEscRob2.pri, whole genome shotgun sequence genome contains the following:
- the MIEF1 gene encoding mitochondrial dynamics protein MIEF1, giving the protein MAGAGERKSKKDDNGIGTAIDFVLSNARLVLGVGGAAMLGIATLAVKRMYDRAISAPTSPTRLSHSGKRSWEEPNWMGSPRLLNKDMKTGLSRSLQALPTGSLAFDTDTFCLPRPKPLARKGQVDLKKSRLRMSLQEKLLTYYRKRAAIPAGEQARAKQAAVDICAELRSFLRAKLPDMPLRDMYLSGSLYDDLQVVTADHIQLIVPLVLEQNLWSCIPGEDTIMNIPGFFLVRRENPEYFPRGSSYWDRCVVGGYLSPKTVADTFEKVVAGSINWPAIGSLLDYVIRPAPPPEALTLEVQYERDRHLVIDFLPSVTLGDTVLVAKPHRLAQYDNLWRLSLRPAETARLRALDQADSGCRSLCLKILKAVCKSTPALGHLSASQLTNTILHLAQEEADWSPDVLADRFLQALRGLISYLEAGVLPSALNPKVNLFAELTPEEIDELGYTLYCSLSEPEVLLQT; this is encoded by the exons ATGGCAGGCGCTGGTGAGCGCAAAAGCAAGAAGGATGATAATGGCATCGGGACGGCCATTGATTTTGTGCTCTCCAATGCCCGGCTGGTGCTGGGGGTGGGCGGAGCAGCCATGCTGGGCATTGCTACGCTGGCGGTTAAGCGG ATGTACGATAGGGCAATCAGTGCCCCTACTAGCCCCACCCGCCTGAGCCATTCAGGGAAAAGGAGCTGGGAAGAACCAAACTGGATGGGCTCCCCCCGATTGCTCAACAAGGACATGAAGACAGGCCTGAGTAGGTCCCTACAGGCCCTTCCCACAGGCTCCTTGGCCTTTGACACAG ATACATTCTGCCTGCCCCGGCCCAAGCCATTGGCCAGGAAGGGCCAGGTAGACTTGAAGAAGTCACGACTCCGCATGTCCCTGCAGGAGAAACTTCTTACTTACTACCGGAAGCGGGCGGCCATCCCTGCTGGCGAGCAGGCTCGGGCCAAGCAAGCTGCCGTGGACATATGTGCCGAGCTCCGGAGCTTCCTGCGGGCCAAGTTGCCTGACATGCCACTTCGGGACATGTACCTGAGTGGCAGCCTCTATGATGACCTGCAG GTGGTGACAGCCGACCACATCCAACTCATCGTGCCCCTCGTGCTGGAGCAGAACCTGTGGTCGTGTATCCCCGGAGAGGACACCATCATGAACATCCCCGGCTTCTTCCTGGTTCGCCGGGAGAACCCAGAGTACTTTCCTCGTGGTAGCAGTTACTGGGACCGCTGTGTAGTAGGGGGCTACCTCTCTCCAAAGACAGTGGCAGACACGTTCGAAAAGGTAGTGGCTGGCTCCATCAACTGGCCGGCCATCGGGTCCCTCTTGGACTATGTGATTCGaccggccccacccccagaggctcTGACTCTGGAAGTGCAGTATGAGCGCGACAGGCATCTCGTCATTGACTTCCTGCCATCAGTGACCCTTGGTGACACTGTCTTGGTGGCCAAACCACACCGGCTAGCCCAGTATGACAACCTGTGGCGGCTGAGCCTGCGTCCCGCCGAGACGGCGCGCTTGCGGGCTCTGGACCAGGCCGACTCGGGCTGCCGCTCTCTGTGCCTCAAGATCCTCAAGGCCGTGTGCAAGTCCACTCCGGCCCTGGGCCACCTCAGCGCCAGCCAGCTCACCAACACCATCCTCCACTTGGCCCAGGAGGAGGCTGACTGGTCTCCAGATGTGCTGGCGGACCGATTCCTGCAGGCCTTGAGGGGACTCATCAGCTACCTAGAGGCCGGAGTCCTGCCCAGCGCCCTAAACCCCAAGGTGAACTTATTTGCAGAGCTCACCCCTGAGGAAATAGACGAATTGGGATACACTCTCTATTGCTCACTGTCTGAGCCGGAGGTGCTGCTGCAGACATAG
- the MIURF gene encoding mitochondrial ribosome and complex I assembly factor AltMIEF1, whose product MAPWSREAVLSLYRALLRQGRELRYTDRDFYLASIRREFRKNQKLEDPAARERQLEKGLAFLHSKLGGII is encoded by the coding sequence ATGGCCCCATGGAGCCGAGAGGCGGTGCTGAGTCTCTACCGGGCTCTGCTGCGCCAAGGCCGAGAGCTTCGCTACACTGATCGAGACTTCTACCTTGCCTCCATCCGCCGTGAGTTCCGGAAAAATCAGAAGCTAGAGGATCCTGCGGCCCGGGAGAGGCAGCTGGAAAAGGGCCTGGCATTCCTCCACAGCAAACTGGGAGGGATTATTTAG